In a genomic window of Oreochromis aureus strain Israel breed Guangdong linkage group 13, ZZ_aureus, whole genome shotgun sequence:
- the slc17a5 gene encoding sialin codes for MERYGSDVEVDEQRTPLIRRGREEEVQKAPACGSSRYTLALLSSYGFFVVYSLRVNLSVAMVDMLNNTHQSNHNHSGTVCPGRADPAVRKHNHTASVYNWDSETQGWILGSFFYGYILTQVPGGYLAGRFGPKWLMGFGILGTVIFTLLTPVAADLGAGYLIAVRVLEGIGEGVTFPAMYTMWAAWAPPLERSRLLTISYIGAQLGTVISLPVSGEIIFYLDWTYVFYIFGAVGLVWFVLWAFFAFDSPNTHPRISEQERLYITSSLKNELSTSASNIPWRSIVTSMPLLAIVVAHFSYNWTFYTLLTLLPTYMSDILGFSIQQNGFLSALPYLGCAVVAVLSGQIADYLRETRKYRTVIVRKSFTLIGMIGPAVFLVAAGYTGCDYTLAVTFLTISSSLGGVSASGFNINHLDIAPSYAGILLGITNTFATIPGMVGPVIARALTQQNTIEEWQIVFYIAAAIDLFGAIFYAVFGKGTVQSWAIHTSFSHAD; via the exons ATGGAGCGGTACGGGTCGGACGTGGAGGTCGACGAGCAGAGGACTCCGCTGATTCGCCGGGGACGCGAAGAAGAAGTCCAGAAAG CTCCAGCATGCGGTTCATCACGCTACACCCTGGCATTGCTTTCCTCTTATGGCTTCTTTGTAGTCTATTCCTTGAGGGTAAACCTCAGTGTGGCGATGGTGGACATGCTCAACAACACCCACCAATCAAACCACAACCACAGTGGCACAGTGTGCCCTGGCCGTGCCGACCCTGCAGTCCGCAAACACAATCACACG GCCAGTGTTTACAACTGGGACTCAGAAACACAGGGATGGATCCTGGGCTCTTTTTTCTACGGGTACATCCTAACACAAGTCCCTGGGGGCTACCTGGCTGGCCGCTTTGGACCAAAATGGCTGATGGGCTTTGGGATCCTGGGGACTGTAATTTTTACACTGCTTACCCCTGTGGCTGCTGACCTGGGTGCAGGCTACCTCATTGCTGTCAGAGTGCTGGAGGGGATTGGCGAG GGTGTAACATTCCCAGCAATGTACACCATGTGGGCAGCCTGGGCCCCACCGCTGGAGAGGAGCCGACTTCTCACCATTTCCTACATTG GAGCACAGCTGGGGACAGTAATAAGTCTCCCTGTATCTGGTGAAATCATCTTTTACCTGGACTGGACCTATGTCTTCTATATATTTG GTGCTGTTGGGCTGGTGTGGTTCGTCCTGTGGGCTTTTTTTGCCTTTGACAGCCCGAATACCCATCCACGAATATCAGAGCAGGAGAGACTCTATATCACCTCCTCACTCAAGAATGAG CTGTCCACCTCGGCGAGCAACATCCCCTGGCGATCCATAGTGACTTCGATGCCGCTGTTGGCCATTGTTGTGGCTCACTTCTCTTACAACTGGACCTTCTACACCCTCCTCACTCTGCTGCCAACCTACATGAGTGACATCCTTGGATTTAGCATACAGCAG AATGGTTTTCTGTCGGCTCTGCCTTACTTGGGATGTGCTGTGGTCGCTGTGCTGAGCGGCCAAATTGCCGACTATCTGCGAGAAACCCGCAAATACCGCACTGTCATTGTCAGGAAGTCCTTCACCCTCATTG GGATGATTGGGCCTGCAGTGTTCCTGGTGGCAGCAGGTTATACAGGCTGTGACTACACCTTGGCTGTGACCTTCCTCACAATCTCCTCTTCTCTCGGAGGAGTGTCGGCATCTGGCTTCAACATCAACCACCTTGACATTGCTCCTTC ATATGCTGGTATTCTCCTAGGAATCACCAACACCTTTGCCACCATCCCTGGCATGGTGGGGCCAGTCATTGCAAGAGCTCTGACTCAGCAG AACACCATCGAAGAATGGCAGATTGTTTTCTACATTGCTGCTGCCATCGACCTGTTTGGGGCAATATTCTACGCTGTGTTTGGTAAAGGAACAGTGCAGTCCTGGGCTATCCACACATCCTTCTCTCATGCAGACTGA